In the genome of Vicia villosa cultivar HV-30 ecotype Madison, WI linkage group LG7, Vvil1.0, whole genome shotgun sequence, one region contains:
- the LOC131619664 gene encoding cysteine proteinase inhibitor 1-like, whose protein sequence is MKLHSFVIFVVLFSSLSVFSEGVPGGWSPIENIKDPHVLEIAQFAVTAQQKLSGVKLSLVEVISGETQVIAGINFRLVLTAQDGSVTKKYQAQVVEKDNHAKSLTSFKSLP, encoded by the coding sequence ATGAAACTTCATAGCTTTGTCATCTTTGTTGTTCTTTTTTCATCTCTGTCAGTATTTTCTGAAGGTGTTCCTGGTGGATGGAGTCCAATCGAAAACATCAAAGATCCACATGTGTTGGAGATAGCTCAATTCGCAGTTACAGCGCAGCAGAAACTATCTGGTGTCAAACTGAGTCTAGTGGAAGTAATCAGTGGTGAGACTCAGGTTATTGCAGGAATAAACTTTCGTCTTGTATTAACAGCGCAAGATGGATCTGTTACTAAGAAATATCAAGCTCAAGTTGTTGAAAAAGATAACCATGCCAAAAGCCTCACTTCCTTTAAGTCTCTTCCTTGA